DNA from Pseudomonas mendocina:
GGATGTAGTCAACATCATTGAATTGTCCGGCGGCGAAGAAGAACTGTAGTGAGCGAGAAACCTGCTGAACGACAGCTTCTTTGAACGGCTGCAAAACCTCACTGTCGTAGTCATCTGGAAGACCACCTTGCTTCTTGGCAAGCCCAGCTTCTTCTACGGACAGGCCATAGCGACGCTGAATCTCTTCTGTCAATTGCTTACCGCCAAAAAGCTGCTCGCGGGTATAGATGGTGCGGCCATTGTGCAGCACGCTCAGCGTGGTCATGGTGGCTCCGATATCGACCACCGCAACCGTCAGCTCATCATGACCGGCACCCAACTGGGCTTCCAGCAGACCGTAGGCACGCTCGAGCGCATAGGCTTCAACGTCGACAACTTTGGCAGTGAGCCCCGCAAGTGCCAGCGCAGCCTCGCGCACTTCGACGTTTTCCTTACGGCAGGCAGCCAGCAGAACCTCGACGCGCTCAGGATTGCGCGGAGCAGGCCCCTGCACTTCGAAATCGATGGCGACTTCTTCAAGCGGATAAGGGATGTACTGGTCGGCTTCGATCTTCAGCTGGTTTTCCAGATCATCGTCGGAAAGCCCGGCCTCCATCTCGATGGTCTTGGTGA
Protein-coding regions in this window:
- a CDS encoding pilus assembly protein PilM → MLGLFTKKANTLLGIDISSTSVKLLELSRSGSRYKVEAYAVEPLPPNAVVEKNIAELEGVGQALSRVLAKAKSGVKTAAVAVAGSAVITKTIEMEAGLSDDDLENQLKIEADQYIPYPLEEVAIDFEVQGPAPRNPERVEVLLAACRKENVEVREAALALAGLTAKVVDVEAYALERAYGLLEAQLGAGHDELTVAVVDIGATMTTLSVLHNGRTIYTREQLFGGKQLTEEIQRRYGLSVEEAGLAKKQGGLPDDYDSEVLQPFKEAVVQQVSRSLQFFFAAGQFNDVDYILLAGGTASIPDLDRLIQQKIGTQTLVANPFADMALSSKVNAGALASDAPALMIACGLAMRSFD